In the Chroococcidiopsis sp. SAG 2025 genome, one interval contains:
- a CDS encoding CsbD family protein, which yields MSAEDRAKATGKNIEGKAQEALGNITGDPEDKAEGKAKQAEGQTRHAAEDVKDEVKKNL from the coding sequence ATGAGCGCAGAAGATAGAGCTAAAGCTACTGGTAAAAATATCGAAGGAAAAGCCCAAGAAGCTTTAGGAAACATTACAGGCGATCCTGAAGACAAAGCAGAAGGCAAAGCTAAGCAAGCAGAAGGTCAAACACGTCATGCTGCTGAAGACGTAAAAGATGAAGTGAAGAAGAACCTCTAA
- the uvrB gene encoding excinuclease ABC subunit UvrB: MMQFSLQAPFAPTGDQPQAIAQLVKSIQAGHRYQTLLGATGTGKTFTMAAVIEKIGKPTLVLAHNKTLAAQLCNELREFFPNNAVEYFVSYYDYYQPEAYIPVTDTFIEKSASINDEIDMLRHSATRSLFERRDAIVVASISCIYGLGMPAEYLRASIPLQVGMEVNQREILRSLASVQYNRNDVEMGRGKFRVRGDVLEIGPAYEDRIVRVEFFGDEIDAIRYVDPVTGEILQSLEALNIYPARHFVTPEEQLEVALEAIAAELKQRKAELETENKLLEAQRIDQRTRYDLEMLREVGYCNGVENYSRHLAGRQAGEPPECLIDYFPNDWLLVVDESHVTVPQIRGMYNGDRARKLVLIDHGFRLPSAADNRPLKSEEFWTKVNQCVFVSATPGNWELEVSEGRVVEQVIRPTGVVDPEIFVRPTEGQIDDLLGEIKQRVDRRERTLVTTLTKRMAEDLTEYLQDHGIRVRYLHSEINSIERIEILQDLREGSFDVLVGVNLLREGLDLPEVSLVAILDADKEGFLRAERSLIQTIGRAARNVRGQAILYADNLTDSMAKAISETERRRAIQIEYNEKHGITPQQIVKKSSNAILSFLAVSRRLNAQELETVYEQASDLPLEQIPELITQLEAQMKEAAKNLEFEEAAKYRDRIKHLRDKLLGH; the protein is encoded by the coding sequence ATGATGCAATTTAGCCTTCAAGCTCCGTTTGCACCTACAGGCGATCAACCGCAGGCGATCGCTCAACTTGTAAAGTCCATTCAAGCCGGACATCGTTACCAAACTTTACTTGGAGCTACGGGAACGGGTAAGACGTTTACAATGGCTGCGGTTATTGAAAAGATTGGCAAGCCAACACTGGTACTCGCTCACAATAAAACCCTTGCTGCCCAACTTTGTAACGAGTTGCGAGAGTTTTTCCCAAACAATGCGGTAGAGTACTTTGTCAGTTACTACGATTACTACCAACCAGAAGCCTACATCCCCGTTACCGATACATTTATTGAAAAAAGTGCTTCGATCAACGACGAGATCGATATGCTGCGCCACTCCGCCACGCGATCGCTGTTTGAACGGCGTGACGCGATCGTCGTTGCTTCTATCAGTTGTATTTATGGCTTGGGAATGCCAGCCGAATACCTCCGTGCCTCGATTCCCTTACAAGTGGGAATGGAAGTGAATCAGCGGGAAATTTTACGCAGCTTAGCATCCGTACAGTACAACCGCAACGATGTAGAAATGGGGCGGGGAAAATTCCGCGTGCGGGGTGACGTATTAGAAATTGGACCAGCTTACGAAGACCGAATCGTCAGAGTAGAATTCTTCGGGGACGAGATCGACGCAATTCGATATGTCGATCCGGTGACGGGGGAAATCCTTCAGAGTTTGGAAGCGTTGAATATCTATCCAGCGCGACACTTTGTCACTCCAGAAGAACAGTTAGAAGTTGCGCTTGAGGCGATCGCGGCGGAACTAAAACAGCGTAAAGCTGAATTAGAAACAGAGAATAAGTTACTTGAAGCACAACGCATCGACCAGCGGACGCGCTATGACTTAGAAATGTTGCGTGAAGTCGGCTACTGCAATGGCGTAGAAAACTATTCCCGTCACCTAGCGGGAAGACAAGCAGGGGAACCGCCAGAGTGTTTGATCGATTATTTCCCGAACGATTGGCTGTTAGTTGTAGATGAGTCTCACGTTACCGTACCCCAAATTCGGGGGATGTACAACGGCGATCGCGCCCGTAAGTTAGTCTTGATCGATCATGGCTTTCGCCTACCCAGCGCCGCCGATAACCGTCCGTTAAAATCAGAAGAATTTTGGACAAAGGTGAATCAGTGCGTCTTTGTCTCCGCAACTCCTGGTAATTGGGAATTAGAAGTTTCAGAGGGACGAGTAGTAGAACAAGTGATTCGTCCTACAGGTGTAGTCGATCCAGAGATTTTCGTCCGTCCTACCGAAGGACAAATTGACGATCTTTTAGGTGAAATTAAACAGCGGGTGGATCGGCGCGAACGGACGCTGGTAACAACCCTGACAAAGCGAATGGCAGAAGATTTGACAGAATATCTTCAAGACCACGGTATTCGCGTCCGCTACCTTCACTCTGAAATTAATTCGATCGAACGGATCGAGATTTTGCAAGATTTGCGCGAAGGTAGTTTTGATGTTTTGGTAGGAGTGAACTTGTTGCGGGAAGGATTGGACTTACCCGAAGTCTCTTTAGTGGCAATTTTAGACGCAGATAAAGAAGGTTTCTTGCGGGCAGAGCGATCGCTGATTCAAACTATAGGTAGGGCAGCCCGAAACGTGCGGGGACAGGCGATTTTGTACGCCGATAACCTCACGGATAGTATGGCAAAGGCGATCTCAGAAACAGAACGACGACGGGCAATCCAAATCGAATATAACGAAAAGCACGGGATTACGCCCCAGCAGATCGTGAAAAAATCGAGTAACGCGATTTTATCCTTCTTAGCCGTGTCGCGTCGTTTAAACGCCCAAGAATTAGAAACCGTCTACGAACAAGCCAGCGATTTACCCTTAGAACAGATTCCAGAATTGATTACCCAACTGGAAGCACAGATGAAAGAAGCGGCAAAAAATCTAGAATTTGAAGAAGCAGCAAAATATCGCGATCGCATCAAGCATCTGCGGGATAAATTGCTGGGACATTAA
- a CDS encoding NAD(P)/FAD-dependent oxidoreductase yields MQLKVIVIGGGAAGFFSAIACAENHPHTQVTLLEAGRQPLTKVLISGGGRCNVTHACFDPAALVQNYPRGGKALRGAFTRFQSQDTVDWFTRRGVQLKTEADGRMFPITDNSETIIECLIHAAAKAGVKVRTNAAVAAVSVRSEERGAGSEGSLEKGDKETRRQEDKEDKGKINTISSPSPQISYYLTSSLTPHSSLLTPRSFEVELKSGEVLECDRLLLATGSNVAGYRIARSLGHQIEPPVPSLFTFNILDKSLRELAGVSMNPVHLRLLTDSKTKLEQPGALLITHWGLSGPAVLKLSAWGARALHDCHYQAKLLVNWLPELDRETLRSQILSVKTAQPKKAIFSYRGVNVLPHRLWQYLIVRAGIAPEERWAGISNKAIEQLLREIAQAEYLIQGKGVFKEEFVTCGGVNLKEVDFKTMQSRLVPGLYFAGEILDIDGVTGGFNFQSAWTTAWLAGQAMGSEE; encoded by the coding sequence TTGCAATTGAAAGTCATAGTTATCGGCGGTGGGGCGGCAGGTTTTTTTAGCGCGATCGCCTGTGCTGAAAACCATCCCCATACGCAAGTCACTTTACTAGAAGCTGGTCGTCAACCATTGACAAAAGTGCTGATTTCTGGCGGGGGACGCTGTAACGTCACTCATGCTTGTTTCGATCCAGCTGCACTAGTCCAAAATTACCCTAGAGGCGGGAAAGCCTTGCGGGGTGCATTTACGCGGTTTCAAAGTCAAGATACTGTCGATTGGTTTACTCGTCGCGGCGTACAGTTAAAAACTGAAGCAGACGGGCGGATGTTTCCCATCACCGATAATTCCGAAACCATCATCGAATGTTTGATCCATGCAGCTGCAAAAGCAGGCGTAAAGGTGAGAACAAATGCAGCGGTGGCTGCTGTGTCAGTGAGGAGCGAGGAGCGAGGAGCGGGGAGTGAGGGATCTTTAGAAAAAGGAGACAAGGAGACAAGGAGACAAGAGGATAAGGAGGACAAGGGAAAAATAAATACTATTTCTTCTCCCTCTCCCCAAATCTCCTATTATCTTACTTCTTCCCTCACTCCTCACTCCTCACTCCTCACTCCTCGTTCATTTGAAGTCGAACTCAAATCGGGTGAAGTTCTAGAGTGCGATCGCCTGCTATTGGCGACGGGTAGTAATGTGGCGGGTTATCGCATTGCGCGATCGCTAGGACATCAGATCGAGCCGCCAGTTCCGTCGTTGTTTACTTTCAATATTTTGGATAAGAGTTTGCGGGAGTTAGCAGGGGTGAGTATGAACCCCGTGCATCTCCGATTGCTGACGGATAGCAAGACAAAATTAGAACAACCGGGTGCGTTGCTAATTACCCATTGGGGTTTAAGCGGTCCCGCCGTCCTCAAGCTTTCGGCGTGGGGAGCAAGGGCATTGCATGACTGTCATTATCAAGCGAAATTATTGGTTAACTGGTTGCCAGAATTGGATCGGGAAACGCTGCGATCGCAAATTCTCTCCGTCAAAACAGCACAACCAAAAAAGGCGATCTTCTCTTATCGTGGCGTGAATGTGTTGCCGCACCGTCTCTGGCAATATTTAATTGTACGGGCGGGAATTGCGCCAGAAGAACGCTGGGCGGGAATTTCTAATAAGGCGATCGAGCAATTGCTGCGAGAAATTGCTCAAGCCGAGTATCTCATCCAAGGTAAGGGAGTCTTTAAAGAAGAGTTTGTCACCTGCGGCGGAGTCAACTTAAAAGAAGTTGACTTTAAAACCATGCAAAGCCGTCTTGTCCCAGGACTTTACTTTGCTGGCGAAATCCTCGATATTGATGGCGTAACTGGAGGCTTCAACTTTCAAAGTGCCTGGACAACTGCATGGTTGGCTGGACAAGCGATGGGGAGTGAGGAGTAG